AGTTTGGGATTGTGGTTCCTTGCACGATGCCTTTGTCCCGTGCCCATTCCGCCTGGTCCTCCAGGTCGAGAAGAAATGCCTGTGACAAGGAAAGCTCCAGGTCTATTTTTCGCCAAATGCTGCTATAGCTGTCCGGATCATATTCGAATTTCGAGATGATGTACGCCTTTATTTTTTCAGCGTTTTGCCTCACAATCGATTCCGATTCCAAAAGGGCTTGCAGCAGTCTTTGTGCAGCCCCGGGATTCTTTTCTATCCATCCCGCCGTGCTCATCAGCAGAAAGTGGTCGTCTTTCCATATCTGGCCGTTCCAAAGCACACTATTGTTACCAAGTCTTTTTTGTATCATGGAAACATAGGGTTCCCAGAGCAGACTGGCATCAATACTACCATCTGTCATTCCATCCATAATCCTGGATGGGTTTAAATAGACTTTTTCAACATTTTGCTCATCCACTTTATGGTAGGCCAGAAATATTCCCAGGTGGAACTCGGGCTGGGAATTTTTTAATATGCCGATTTT
This window of the uncultured Desulfobacter sp. genome carries:
- a CDS encoding ABC transporter substrate-binding protein: MKKSLNILLVTVFLVSSQGLAAQEKTRIDSRLIKISAAVYAGDVSALMYIAKENRLFEKYGLEVNLKPFKAGRFAADALLKGESNVATVGEFVMVTNGFKRNDIRLLSCISKFQLNYLIARKDSGINLAQDLAGKKIGILKNSQPEFHLGIFLAYHKVDEQNVEKVYLNPSRIMDGMTDGSIDASLLWEPYVSMIQKRLGNNSVLWNGQIWKDDHFLLMSTAGWIEKNPGAAQRLLQALLESESIVRQNAEKIKAYIISKFEYDPDSYSSIWRKIDLELSLSQAFLLDLEDQAEWARDKGIVQGTTIPNYLDLIYMDGLDGVAPKRNTIIR